One stretch of Aquimarina sp. Aq107 DNA includes these proteins:
- a CDS encoding ATP-dependent DNA helicase RecQ: MTNPIQLLKKIWNHDSFRPLQEDIINAVIEDNDTFALLPTGGGKSICFQIPALVKPGICIVISPLIALMQDQVEHLQQKGIKAIALTSGIKYSELDTLLDNCIYGNYKFLYLSPERLQQDLVKERLKKMNINLIAIDEAHCISQWGNDFRPSYKKIKILREIKPAVPMIALTASATPNVADDIIKELDLFQPKIYKQSFFRNNLGYMVYHTLDKNDKLVRILKRYQGSSIIYVRNRKSAVEISDFLNASGYKTTYYHGGVDSKEKTKRFHQWLREDVSVMVATNAFGMGIDKANVRTVIHYNIPESIESYFQEAGRAGRDGEISYAFLLKNENDIVRVQNQFIKVLPDVDFVKLIYRKLCNYFRISYGEGEQTTHGFNFNEFCKTYSLSTLITYNALQFLDRCSVINFTQRYTKKSSLHITTTGNHLLGYLEKNPHLELTTKAILRTYGGVFDEEVKINLSLIASKINISEKEVIDVLKRLEDAELLVFHNQLTDADITFLVPREDDHTINRIKPFIKELHASKSNKVKTMIRFVQNETTCRSRQLLDYFGEKDTKDCGMCSVCRINNANSIDPREIRNTVINLLQKNELSSRDLLMQLKCPEEIALKVLRELNEHNIIRIDSYNNYQLV, translated from the coding sequence ATGACCAACCCTATCCAATTATTAAAAAAGATTTGGAATCATGATTCTTTTAGACCACTACAAGAAGATATCATCAATGCTGTTATAGAAGATAATGACACATTTGCTTTACTTCCTACAGGAGGTGGTAAATCTATTTGTTTCCAGATTCCTGCACTAGTTAAACCTGGAATCTGCATAGTTATATCTCCGTTAATTGCCCTTATGCAAGATCAGGTTGAACATTTACAACAAAAAGGTATAAAAGCCATTGCATTAACTAGTGGAATTAAATACTCAGAATTAGACACGCTTTTAGATAACTGTATTTATGGTAATTATAAATTTTTATATCTATCCCCAGAAAGACTACAACAAGATTTAGTAAAAGAGCGGTTAAAAAAAATGAATATCAATCTTATTGCGATTGACGAAGCCCATTGTATATCACAATGGGGTAATGATTTTAGACCATCATACAAAAAAATCAAAATACTAAGAGAAATTAAACCAGCTGTTCCAATGATTGCTCTTACTGCATCTGCAACTCCTAATGTTGCAGATGACATAATCAAGGAATTAGATTTATTTCAACCTAAAATATATAAGCAATCCTTTTTTAGAAATAATTTAGGGTATATGGTTTATCACACTTTAGATAAAAATGATAAACTTGTTAGGATTTTAAAACGATATCAAGGAAGTTCCATCATTTATGTTAGAAATCGAAAATCTGCTGTAGAAATTAGTGACTTTTTAAACGCTAGCGGATACAAAACTACTTACTATCACGGCGGTGTTGACTCTAAGGAAAAAACAAAACGTTTTCATCAATGGTTAAGAGAAGATGTTAGTGTTATGGTTGCAACCAATGCTTTTGGTATGGGAATCGACAAGGCTAATGTAAGAACTGTTATACACTACAATATCCCTGAGAGTATCGAAAGTTATTTTCAGGAAGCAGGACGAGCAGGAAGAGATGGAGAGATTTCTTATGCTTTTCTTCTTAAGAACGAAAATGATATTGTTAGAGTTCAAAATCAATTTATCAAAGTACTTCCTGATGTAGATTTCGTAAAATTAATATATCGAAAATTGTGTAATTATTTCAGGATATCCTATGGAGAAGGTGAACAAACTACTCATGGTTTTAATTTTAATGAATTCTGCAAGACTTATAGCCTTAGCACTCTAATAACATATAATGCATTACAATTTCTAGATCGTTGCAGTGTTATTAATTTTACACAACGATATACTAAAAAAAGTTCACTTCATATTACAACCACGGGAAATCATTTATTGGGATACCTAGAAAAAAATCCCCATTTAGAGTTAACCACCAAAGCTATTCTTAGAACATACGGAGGTGTTTTTGATGAAGAAGTAAAAATAAATTTATCGCTAATCGCATCTAAAATAAACATCAGTGAAAAAGAAGTTATAGATGTTTTAAAAAGATTAGAAGACGCAGAACTACTTGTTTTTCATAATCAATTAACTGATGCAGATATTACCTTTTTAGTTCCAAGAGAAGATGATCATACTATTAATCGCATAAAACCATTTATTAAAGAACTACACGCTTCTAAATCAAATAAGGTAAAAACCATGATTAGATTCGTGCAAAATGAAACAACCTGCAGAAGCAGGCAACTGCTTGATTACTTTGGAGAAAAGGACACTAAAGATTGTGGTATGTGCAGCGTATGTCGTATTAATAATGCTAACTCAATTGATCCTAGAGAAATCAGAAATACAGTAATCAATCTTTTACAAAAAAATGAATTATCCTCTAGAGATCTTTTAATGCAATTAAAATGTCCTGAAGAAATAGCCTTAAAAGTCCTTAGAGAATTAAATGAACATAACATCATAAGAATTGATTCTTACAATAACTATCAACTAGTATAA
- a CDS encoding AAA family ATPase: protein MAKHKIVITGGPSTGKTSIIKNLEEEGFFCFPEFIRSITQEAKDNNDAIEIVSNPIVSVSDPYDFNMQLLNGRIDQYNDPIANDKNIAFYDRGIPDVLAYMDLFNQTYNETFIEACTKHSYNQVFLLPPWKEIYTSDEQRYESFEEAQQIHHHLFETYSKFGYNCIEVPFGNVKERSTFILQHVI, encoded by the coding sequence TTGGCAAAGCACAAAATAGTCATCACTGGAGGCCCATCAACAGGAAAAACATCTATTATTAAAAATCTTGAAGAAGAAGGCTTCTTTTGTTTTCCTGAATTTATTAGAAGTATTACCCAAGAAGCAAAAGATAACAACGATGCTATCGAGATAGTATCAAATCCTATAGTATCTGTTTCTGATCCGTATGATTTTAATATGCAGTTACTAAATGGTAGAATTGACCAGTATAATGACCCTATTGCTAATGATAAAAATATAGCTTTTTACGATAGAGGAATTCCTGACGTTCTAGCATATATGGATCTTTTTAACCAAACGTACAATGAAACCTTTATAGAAGCTTGTACAAAACACAGTTACAATCAAGTTTTTTTATTACCACCTTGGAAAGAAATCTATACTTCAGATGAACAGCGTTATGAAAGTTTTGAAGAGGCGCAACAAATTCATCATCATTTATTTGAAACTTATTCAAAATTTGGATACAATTGTATTGAAGTTCCTTTTGGAAATGTAAAAGAACGTAGTACTTTTATATTACAACACGTAATATAG
- a CDS encoding (2Fe-2S)-binding protein gives MPVYNLKVNGQSLSVEADEDTPLLWVLRDHFDLVGTKFGCGIGQCGACTVHADGVATRSCLLKVSVATEMKITTIEGLSKDISHPVQQAWKEIDVPQCGYCQAGQIMTAAAFLDQNPNPNKEEIRDAMSGNICRCASYNRIEKAVEQAASKIS, from the coding sequence ATGCCTGTTTATAATCTAAAAGTAAATGGTCAATCACTTTCTGTAGAAGCTGATGAAGACACACCTTTGTTATGGGTGCTACGAGATCACTTTGATCTGGTTGGAACTAAATTTGGTTGTGGTATTGGACAATGTGGTGCCTGTACTGTACATGCGGATGGTGTAGCAACAAGAAGTTGTTTGTTAAAGGTTTCTGTAGCCACAGAAATGAAAATCACTACAATAGAAGGTTTGTCAAAAGACATTTCGCACCCAGTGCAACAAGCTTGGAAGGAAATTGATGTGCCTCAATGTGGATATTGTCAAGCCGGACAAATTATGACCGCTGCAGCTTTTCTAGACCAAAACCCTAATCCAAACAAAGAGGAGATTAGAGATGCAATGAGCGGGAATATATGCAGATGTGCTTCTTATAATAGAATAGAGAAAGCAGTAGAACAAGCAGCAAGTAAAATAAGTTAA